The Ignavibacteriota bacterium genome contains the following window.
GATGAAATATCCAAAACCTAAGATTGATTATTCTGGAATAGTTGTCAAATAAAAGATTTAATTTTACTGTAAATACACCTTTCGGCTGTAAACTTGCCGCCAAATTTTGCTGTAACATCTTGTCTCAAAATTGGTGAATGATTTGTCAGGTATTCATTCATCTTATCCTGACTTGTTAAATAGTAGTCAACTCTGAAATTTACGGTTTCATCTGATTCTATCTCTT
Protein-coding sequences here:
- a CDS encoding DUF4286 family protein, yielding MIVYSVFIKLDKKYESEWTNFMTEKHIGDVMNTGCFIGYEFLKEIESDETVNFRVDYYLTSQDKMNEYLTNHSPILRQDVTAKFGGKFTAERCIYSKIKSFI